Proteins from a single region of Pseudopedobacter saltans DSM 12145:
- a CDS encoding heavy metal translocating P-type ATPase: protein MTKYTCPMHSQILRDEPGKCPLCGMDLVPVGTNLHQHADTDEHHHTQDNHSGYNKHEGHHTSDFLKRFWISLIITIPILFLSHMIQQWLGFSFTFPGDNIVLLLLGTIIFIYGGMPFLKGMTGEIKAKAIGMMTLVAIAISVAYVYSVAVALGLRGMDFFWELATLIVIMLLGHWLEMRSQAKASKALQSLVALLPNKVTVERAGQQVTINLDELGNGEIVVIKPGEKIPADGLVNEGSSYVNESMLTGESTPVKKEANTKVIAGSVNGDGVLKIKTTGVGKESYLNKVIDLVQNAQAAKSNTQNLADKVAKWLTFIAIGVGLITFLCWLLNSKDLAFALERMVTVMVTACPHALGVAIPLVVAISTTLSATNGLLIRNRTAFEVTRKLSTVIFDKTGTLTKGSHAVEKVVPLTDQYNEDDIIQYAAAIQQNSEHHIAKGVLKQLKDENLELWPSEDFSYIQGVGVKGTVKGKTVVAAGPNYFKQNNLTPPDTPEEIDQNTATINFVLIDNKPAGIISLTDSIRESSKEAITALKQMNIKSYLLTGDNDKVAAAVAKQLGMDGYWANVLPHHKLEKIKELQNNGEVVAMTGDGVNDAPALAQANVGIAVGSGTDVAAETADIILVNSDPKDVVKLIDFGKRTYSKMIQNIVWAVGYNIVAIPLSAGILYPKFVLSPAVGAILMSLSTIVVAINASLLKLEK, encoded by the coding sequence ATGACAAAATATACCTGCCCCATGCATTCCCAAATACTAAGGGATGAACCTGGAAAATGTCCTCTATGTGGTATGGATCTGGTACCTGTTGGCACCAACCTTCATCAGCACGCAGATACGGATGAACATCATCATACACAGGATAACCACTCAGGATACAATAAACATGAAGGACACCATACCAGCGATTTTCTAAAGAGATTTTGGATAAGCCTAATCATTACCATTCCTATCCTTTTCTTATCGCACATGATACAACAATGGTTAGGTTTCAGCTTTACATTTCCGGGAGACAATATTGTATTATTACTATTGGGAACAATAATTTTCATTTATGGGGGTATGCCTTTTTTGAAAGGAATGACAGGCGAAATAAAAGCCAAAGCCATTGGCATGATGACTTTGGTAGCCATTGCTATTTCTGTAGCTTACGTATACTCTGTAGCCGTAGCCCTGGGATTAAGAGGCATGGATTTTTTTTGGGAGCTGGCCACACTTATTGTGATTATGCTTTTAGGACATTGGCTGGAAATGCGATCACAGGCCAAAGCATCCAAAGCACTGCAATCACTTGTTGCACTGCTTCCCAATAAAGTAACGGTAGAAAGAGCAGGGCAACAGGTAACCATCAATTTAGATGAATTGGGAAATGGCGAAATTGTTGTGATAAAACCCGGAGAAAAAATCCCTGCAGATGGATTGGTGAATGAAGGCAGTTCCTATGTAAATGAAAGCATGCTTACAGGAGAAAGTACCCCAGTTAAGAAAGAAGCTAACACAAAAGTCATAGCAGGATCGGTAAACGGAGATGGTGTGTTAAAAATAAAGACAACAGGCGTAGGGAAAGAAAGCTATCTGAACAAAGTAATTGACCTGGTACAAAATGCTCAGGCTGCCAAATCAAATACCCAGAATCTGGCGGACAAAGTAGCCAAATGGTTAACATTTATTGCTATAGGTGTCGGATTAATCACATTCCTTTGTTGGTTATTGAACAGTAAGGATCTGGCTTTTGCATTGGAACGAATGGTAACAGTAATGGTTACCGCCTGTCCACATGCATTAGGTGTAGCGATACCCTTGGTAGTGGCTATTTCCACAACTTTATCAGCTACTAATGGACTATTGATTCGTAACCGCACCGCCTTCGAGGTAACCAGAAAACTGTCTACCGTTATCTTTGACAAGACCGGTACACTTACCAAAGGCTCCCATGCTGTAGAAAAGGTAGTACCACTTACCGATCAGTACAATGAAGATGACATAATTCAGTACGCCGCTGCCATTCAGCAAAATTCCGAACACCATATCGCCAAAGGCGTATTAAAACAATTGAAGGATGAGAATTTGGAGCTCTGGCCGTCCGAGGACTTTTCTTACATTCAGGGAGTAGGTGTAAAAGGAACGGTAAAAGGTAAAACAGTTGTTGCTGCCGGCCCCAATTACTTTAAACAAAATAACCTGACACCACCTGACACACCAGAAGAAATTGATCAAAATACGGCCACCATCAACTTTGTTTTAATCGATAATAAACCAGCGGGTATTATTTCCCTGACCGACAGTATTCGCGAGAGTTCAAAAGAAGCCATTACCGCACTAAAGCAAATGAATATCAAATCCTATCTGTTAACGGGAGACAATGACAAAGTAGCTGCTGCCGTAGCAAAGCAACTGGGAATGGATGGCTATTGGGCAAATGTATTACCGCATCATAAACTTGAGAAGATAAAAGAACTACAAAATAATGGCGAAGTTGTAGCCATGACGGGTGATGGAGTAAATGATGCTCCCGCATTGGCACAGGCAAATGTAGGCATTGCGGTAGGCTCCGGTACGGATGTAGCTGCAGAAACAGCTGATATTATCCTGGTTAACAGCGATCCAAAAGATGTTGTTAAACTGATTGATTTTGGCAAAAGAACTTATAGCAAAATGATACAGAACATTGTTTGGGCAGTAGGTTATAATATAGTTGCAATACCGCTATCAGCAGGTATACTATATCCGAAATTTGTTTTGAGCCCGGCTGTTGGTGCCATCTTGATGAGCCTTAGTACAATTGTAGTGGCTATTAACGCCAGTTTATTGAAATTGGAGAAATAA
- a CDS encoding TlpA family protein disulfide reductase — MKFRHLILLTFLVMPLLIQAHVKKACENSQNSNLIPYLTKTLLQDNIIKQQSAAGTPAPPFSLKNDKGKTVSLKNFKGKIVYIYFWETACRLCLEDIKTYIPDLHKRYKGKDVVFINICMDTNAKKWKDTLTKYNLKGINLIAGNPANEKLRKDYNIVTIPHYVLLDKKGNIVEIPTRKPLELFIMASKTPIDKLLSD, encoded by the coding sequence ATGAAATTCAGGCACTTGATTCTACTTACTTTTTTAGTAATGCCATTACTTATTCAAGCGCATGTAAAGAAAGCCTGCGAGAATAGTCAAAATAGCAATTTAATTCCTTACTTAACGAAAACCTTATTACAAGATAATATCATAAAACAACAATCGGCTGCAGGTACTCCTGCTCCCCCTTTTTCTTTAAAGAACGACAAAGGAAAAACGGTTTCCCTAAAGAACTTTAAAGGAAAGATAGTCTATATTTATTTCTGGGAAACCGCTTGTCGGCTTTGCCTGGAAGACATAAAAACCTATATCCCTGATCTTCATAAAAGATACAAAGGAAAAGATGTAGTATTTATAAATATCTGCATGGATACGAATGCTAAAAAATGGAAAGATACCTTAACCAAATACAATTTAAAAGGTATTAATCTGATAGCGGGAAACCCGGCAAACGAGAAACTTCGCAAAGACTACAACATTGTTACCATCCCCCATTATGTTTTATTGGATAAAAAAGGAAACATAGTTGAAATCCCTACCAGAAAACCCCTTGAATTATTTATTATGGCTAGCAAGACGCCTATTGACAAACTCCTTTCTGATTAA
- a CDS encoding efflux RND transporter periplasmic adaptor subunit → MKIIIKILFIAVAILSLNSCGETHKNGDGNSQNTATKDSETTEESQGEESPTIASLTQEQIKAVGITLGNIENKNLTATIKANGALRVPNNNKANATSLYGGVVKTLKVQLGDYVRKGQVIATIENPQFIQLQEEYLTIDNRITFAEQEMQRQKELNAGNAGALKNLQNATAELNTLKTRKASLRKQIQLMGIDPASITSSNLKSALLVTSPVNGTVSSEFAKIGSYVDVSSPVVEIVDNSLLHLDLQVFEKDLPHIKIGQAVNFTLTNNPMVTYTARVFNIGSSFEDESKTVAVHCTVIGNKTDLIDGMNITGMISIGDLKTATVPNEAIVEADGKFYIFVQTDQQPAADHEHQKGEKEEAHSKEHTDTINFEKIEVAKGVSELGYTAITPVTEIPKDTKIVTKGAFFINAKLSNTGEHEH, encoded by the coding sequence ATGAAAATCATAATAAAAATATTATTTATCGCTGTTGCCATACTATCATTAAACAGTTGCGGAGAAACTCATAAAAACGGTGATGGAAATAGTCAAAATACAGCAACAAAAGATTCTGAAACAACAGAGGAAAGCCAGGGAGAGGAATCTCCTACTATTGCTTCGCTTACTCAAGAGCAGATCAAAGCGGTTGGAATTACTTTGGGAAACATTGAAAATAAAAATCTTACAGCAACCATCAAAGCAAACGGAGCATTGAGGGTTCCTAATAATAATAAAGCAAATGCCACGTCTTTATATGGAGGTGTCGTGAAAACTTTGAAGGTTCAGCTTGGAGATTATGTCCGTAAAGGACAGGTGATCGCCACTATCGAAAATCCACAATTTATACAGTTACAGGAAGAGTACCTGACAATAGATAACAGAATTACCTTTGCCGAACAGGAGATGCAACGCCAGAAAGAGCTGAATGCCGGTAATGCCGGTGCACTAAAGAACCTGCAAAATGCAACTGCCGAGCTGAATACCTTAAAGACACGCAAAGCTTCCTTAAGAAAACAGATACAATTAATGGGTATTGATCCTGCCAGTATCACCTCTTCTAATCTAAAATCGGCATTACTGGTTACCAGCCCGGTAAACGGTACAGTTAGCAGTGAATTTGCTAAAATAGGCAGTTATGTAGACGTATCTTCACCCGTTGTTGAAATTGTAGATAATTCGCTACTCCATCTGGATCTGCAAGTATTTGAAAAAGATCTGCCACACATTAAAATTGGACAGGCTGTTAATTTTACCCTTACCAACAATCCCATGGTTACTTATACCGCCAGGGTCTTCAACATCGGGTCTTCTTTTGAAGATGAAAGTAAAACAGTAGCCGTTCACTGCACTGTTATTGGAAATAAAACCGATTTGATAGATGGGATGAATATTACAGGAATGATAAGTATAGGCGATCTTAAAACCGCTACAGTCCCCAATGAGGCTATTGTGGAAGCAGACGGTAAATTCTACATTTTTGTTCAGACTGATCAGCAACCGGCTGCAGATCACGAACATCAGAAAGGAGAAAAAGAAGAAGCCCACAGTAAAGAACATACGGACACTATAAATTTCGAAAAAATAGAAGTAGCAAAAGGAGTCTCTGAATTAGGTTATACTGCTATTACACCAGTAACCGAAATTCCAAAGGATACTAAAATAGTGACAAAAGGAGCCTTTTTCATCAATGCCAAGTTAAGTAATACCGGAGAACATGAGCATTAG
- a CDS encoding CusA/CzcA family heavy metal efflux RND transporter: MLDHIIKFSIKNKIIIGLMTLLLVIWGGWSATRLSIDAVPDITNNQVQIFTSCPTLAGQEVEQLVTFPIEQSIANVPKIEEIRSISRFGLSVVTVVFDEDVDIYFARQLINERLKEAIDKIPQGIGVPEMAPVSTGLGEVYQYIIHPKKGSENKYNAKDLRTMQDWIVARQLYGTPGIAEVNSFGGELKQYEVAVNPDRLRAMGVSIPDIFTALQKNNENTGGAYIDKKPNAYFIRGIGLVTSLEDVKKIVVKNKGGIPIYINDVADVRFGHAVRYGALTYNGEVDAVGGVVMMLKGENSNEVVKRIKEKLPTIQKSLPADVTIEPYLDRTDLVDRAIGTVEKNLIEGALIVIFVLVLFLGNLRAGLIVASAIPLAMLFALGMMNVFGVSANLMSLGAIDFGLIVDGAVIVVEATMHHLGLRKSVDRLSQNEMDNEVFLSASKIRTSAAFGEIIILIVYIPILTLVGVEGKMFRPMAQTVGFAIFGALILSLTYIPMMCALFLSKKVSHKKTFSDKMMDKLQSIYQPLLQKAINIKYTIVGIATALFAVSLFFFSRMGGEFIPQLQEGDYAYHCILPQGSSLSQSIETSMQASRIIKQFDEVEMVVGKTGSAEVPTDPMPPEATDLMVVLKPQKEWKSGRSYNELADAITEKLEIIPGVFFEKNQPIQMRFNELMTGIRQDVAVKIFGENIDTLATYAKAVSEIIQGVPGATSPQIERVSGLPQINIEYDRTRIANYGLTIQDINDVVSTAFAGKSTGQVYENERRFDLVVRLDSMHRSSIDDVSNLMIPTNTGIQIPLSQVANIAYKLGPAQISREAGKRRIVIGFNVSDRDVQSVVEDIQRELAKKVNLPSGYYFTYGGQFENLQKASARLMVAVPASLLLIFMLLYFTFHSFKQATLIFTAIPMSAIGGIFALMLRGMPFSISAGIGFIALFGVAVLNGIVLVGTFNQLKKEGINDILQRVKEGTIARLRPVLMTATVASLGFLPMAISTSAGAEVQKPLATVVIGGLITATFLTLFVLPLLYIIFDSGINLKGKLKMNKTVIIFILCFAGLSSAHAQQRISLNKAIEIALKNNQQLSINEAEIRSADLNTKTSGEIPKTGLFAENEDVRPSDKTGVLKIGITQSIAWPGLYAARKNYLKEQLKYAELNRNVLNASIRKDVRSAYYQLWYLQDKQDLLKRLDSIYTLLFNTAKVRVKTGDVARLDQIAAEAKLKELQAYMEQNEKEMKIQQQQLMMILNRNEWLLPVASPLKRLDVTLAENNAPHPLLVLQEQNVNIASSAIKVQKNTNRPEFSGRFFSQRLWGAADPFTGFSVTASFPLFGTGAYRNRVKVAAAEKEVQEKTLAYQTQLLQTQESSANAEMEKNRSLLNFYETSGLKQAEEIINAASLSYKAGEISFAELGQFLSQAIGIRQNYLDILNQFNQSAINFNYLNNK; the protein is encoded by the coding sequence GTGTTAGACCATATCATAAAATTCAGTATCAAGAACAAGATCATTATTGGTTTAATGACTTTGCTGCTTGTTATATGGGGAGGGTGGAGTGCCACCAGACTTTCCATAGATGCTGTACCGGATATTACCAACAATCAGGTACAAATATTTACCAGTTGCCCTACCCTTGCGGGACAGGAAGTAGAACAGTTGGTGACTTTCCCTATCGAACAAAGTATTGCCAATGTCCCTAAAATCGAAGAGATCCGTAGTATATCACGCTTTGGCCTATCTGTAGTTACTGTGGTATTTGACGAAGATGTAGATATATATTTCGCCAGACAGCTGATTAATGAACGATTAAAAGAAGCGATAGACAAAATTCCACAAGGTATTGGAGTGCCAGAGATGGCACCTGTAAGCACAGGACTTGGTGAGGTTTATCAATACATTATCCATCCTAAAAAGGGAAGTGAAAATAAATACAATGCCAAAGACCTGCGCACCATGCAGGATTGGATTGTAGCCAGACAACTTTACGGCACACCGGGCATTGCCGAAGTAAATAGCTTTGGCGGAGAACTGAAACAATATGAAGTAGCTGTTAACCCGGATCGATTGAGGGCCATGGGAGTAAGTATTCCCGATATCTTTACCGCATTACAAAAGAACAATGAAAACACTGGCGGAGCTTATATCGATAAAAAACCCAATGCTTATTTCATTAGGGGTATAGGGTTGGTGACCTCTTTAGAAGATGTAAAGAAGATTGTTGTAAAGAACAAAGGTGGAATCCCTATCTATATCAATGACGTAGCCGACGTAAGATTTGGTCATGCTGTCAGATATGGCGCGCTCACCTATAATGGCGAAGTAGATGCCGTAGGTGGTGTTGTGATGATGCTAAAAGGCGAAAACAGCAACGAAGTAGTAAAACGTATAAAGGAAAAATTGCCTACCATTCAGAAATCTTTGCCAGCTGATGTTACTATAGAACCTTATCTGGACCGGACAGATCTTGTAGACAGGGCAATAGGTACTGTCGAGAAAAACCTGATAGAAGGTGCCCTGATTGTGATTTTTGTGCTGGTTTTATTTCTGGGAAACCTACGGGCCGGACTCATTGTAGCATCTGCCATACCGCTTGCTATGCTGTTTGCACTTGGTATGATGAACGTTTTCGGTGTAAGTGCCAACCTGATGAGTTTAGGAGCTATAGATTTCGGTTTAATTGTAGATGGAGCCGTGATTGTCGTTGAAGCCACCATGCACCATCTGGGTCTGCGAAAATCGGTAGACAGATTATCACAAAACGAAATGGATAATGAAGTATTTTTATCTGCGTCTAAAATACGTACCAGTGCTGCGTTCGGGGAAATCATTATCCTGATCGTGTACATTCCTATACTAACTCTGGTGGGTGTTGAAGGTAAAATGTTTCGCCCCATGGCACAGACTGTAGGTTTTGCCATTTTTGGCGCATTGATCTTATCGCTTACCTATATTCCAATGATGTGCGCTTTGTTCTTATCAAAGAAAGTAAGTCACAAAAAAACTTTCAGTGATAAAATGATGGACAAGCTGCAAAGCATTTATCAACCATTATTACAGAAAGCCATTAACATCAAATACACCATCGTTGGAATAGCAACTGCACTATTTGCGGTATCGCTGTTTTTCTTCAGCCGGATGGGCGGAGAATTTATTCCGCAATTACAGGAAGGTGACTATGCCTACCATTGTATTCTGCCGCAAGGGAGTTCACTTAGCCAAAGTATAGAGACCTCTATGCAGGCATCCAGAATCATCAAACAATTTGATGAAGTTGAAATGGTAGTTGGCAAAACCGGCTCGGCAGAAGTACCTACCGACCCGATGCCACCAGAAGCTACAGACCTTATGGTCGTACTGAAACCTCAAAAAGAATGGAAATCTGGCAGAAGCTATAATGAACTGGCCGATGCCATTACAGAAAAACTGGAGATTATACCCGGAGTATTCTTCGAAAAGAACCAACCGATTCAAATGCGCTTTAATGAGCTGATGACTGGTATACGGCAGGATGTTGCTGTGAAGATATTTGGAGAGAATATAGATACACTCGCAACCTACGCAAAAGCAGTAAGCGAGATTATACAAGGTGTTCCTGGTGCCACATCTCCGCAAATAGAAAGAGTAAGTGGACTACCGCAGATCAACATCGAATATGATCGTACACGCATAGCCAATTATGGTTTAACCATACAGGATATAAATGATGTGGTAAGTACTGCTTTTGCAGGAAAATCAACCGGTCAGGTATACGAAAATGAGAGACGTTTTGATCTGGTAGTTCGTCTGGACAGTATGCACAGGAGCAGTATTGACGATGTAAGCAACCTGATGATTCCCACCAATACCGGCATTCAGATCCCGCTATCTCAGGTGGCTAATATAGCCTATAAGCTCGGTCCTGCACAAATAAGTCGCGAGGCAGGTAAACGTAGAATTGTTATCGGCTTTAATGTATCGGACAGAGATGTGCAAAGTGTCGTAGAAGACATACAACGGGAATTAGCTAAAAAAGTCAACCTGCCTTCGGGATATTATTTCACCTATGGCGGTCAGTTCGAAAATTTGCAAAAAGCAAGCGCCCGGTTAATGGTGGCTGTACCAGCATCTTTACTATTGATTTTTATGTTGCTTTATTTCACTTTTCATTCCTTTAAACAAGCTACCTTAATATTCACTGCGATTCCCATGAGTGCTATAGGTGGTATTTTTGCGCTGATGTTAAGGGGAATGCCTTTTAGCATCAGTGCCGGCATCGGCTTTATAGCTCTATTTGGAGTAGCAGTATTAAATGGGATTGTGCTGGTAGGCACATTTAACCAGCTAAAAAAAGAAGGAATAAACGATATCCTGCAAAGGGTAAAAGAAGGAACAATTGCCCGTCTCAGACCGGTATTAATGACCGCTACTGTCGCTTCACTTGGCTTTCTCCCAATGGCCATCAGCACAAGCGCCGGAGCTGAGGTACAAAAACCTTTAGCTACTGTTGTAATTGGTGGATTAATTACAGCAACTTTTCTCACACTTTTTGTATTGCCTTTACTGTATATCATCTTCGATTCGGGGATCAATCTTAAAGGGAAATTAAAAATGAACAAAACTGTAATAATCTTTATATTATGCTTCGCCGGACTCTCTTCGGCTCATGCACAGCAAAGAATAAGCCTCAACAAGGCCATCGAAATTGCATTAAAAAACAATCAGCAACTCAGTATAAACGAGGCAGAGATACGAAGTGCTGATCTCAATACTAAAACATCCGGCGAGATTCCCAAGACCGGACTTTTTGCCGAAAATGAAGACGTTCGCCCTTCGGACAAGACCGGGGTTTTAAAGATTGGTATAACGCAAAGTATTGCATGGCCCGGACTCTATGCTGCCCGAAAAAACTACCTGAAGGAACAACTGAAATATGCAGAGTTAAATAGAAATGTTTTAAACGCCTCCATTAGGAAAGATGTGAGATCTGCGTACTATCAGTTATGGTATTTGCAGGACAAGCAGGATCTGCTTAAACGTTTAGATAGTATTTATACATTGCTATTTAACACCGCAAAAGTTCGCGTAAAAACCGGTGATGTCGCCAGGTTAGATCAAATTGCCGCAGAAGCGAAATTAAAGGAGTTACAGGCTTATATGGAGCAAAATGAAAAAGAAATGAAGATACAGCAACAGCAGTTGATGATGATTTTGAATCGGAACGAGTGGCTTTTGCCTGTAGCTTCACCTCTGAAAAGACTGGACGTTACATTAGCAGAAAACAATGCTCCCCATCCTCTTTTGGTTTTACAGGAACAAAATGTGAATATTGCGTCGTCTGCTATTAAAGTACAAAAAAACACGAACAGACCGGAGTTTTCGGGGCGCTTTTTTAGTCAGAGACTTTGGGGTGCAGCAGATCCTTTTACCGGGTTTTCTGTAACAGCTTCTTTTCCGCTATTTGGCACAGGCGCTTATCGGAACCGGGTGAAGGTAGCAGCTGCTGAAAAGGAAGTTCAGGAAAAAACACTGGCTTACCAAACTCAGTTATTGCAAACCCAGGAATCATCGGCTAATGCCGAAATGGAAAAAAACCGTTCGTTATTGAATTTTTATGAAACCTCGGGACTGAAACAGGCTGAAGAAATCATTAATGCAGCTAGTCTGAGTTATAAAGCGGGAGAGATAAGTTTTGCGGAACTCGGTCAGTTTTTAAGTCAGGCTATTGGTATTCGCCAAAACTATTTAGACATCCTGAACCAGTTCAATCAGTCAGCCATCAATTTCAACTACTTAAATAACAAATAA
- a CDS encoding DUF6660 family protein, which translates to MRWIATIFLFYFTVLFAVPCSDAKNSCEDAKPIAKEQAHNHGGDHDDNCTPFCQCTCCSVSVDTFVFISHKFDIPVQLFSTKKTEIRDISFTSNYLDNIWQPPKSKA; encoded by the coding sequence ATGAGATGGATAGCAACTATATTTTTATTTTACTTCACGGTACTATTTGCGGTGCCTTGCAGTGATGCTAAAAATAGTTGTGAAGATGCTAAACCAATAGCAAAAGAGCAGGCACACAATCATGGTGGAGATCATGATGATAACTGTACTCCTTTTTGTCAATGTACCTGTTGCAGTGTTTCCGTAGATACTTTTGTATTTATTTCTCATAAATTCGATATCCCTGTACAACTATTTTCAACCAAAAAAACTGAAATAAGGGATATTTCATTCACTTCCAATTACCTCGACAATATCTGGCAACCGCCAAAATCCAAAGCCTGA
- a CDS encoding CPBP family intramembrane glutamic endopeptidase: MKTKAPFSSIAPLLRTFLFYISTIVILMVTSRITKSLNVNYKEGINILLAVGLTFCLVILFTKWERLKLMDIGISVKKNPSIGFIRGYIIGLILVALHLSTLNALGLIKLEINPAFSFTSLCFHFLLFLLVAVREELAFRSYFIRTLHYRYSFLFALIIVTLVFILEHIVSGLSIKMSIIGSGFGGILFGVAALRSRSISLPIGLHAAWNFGQWFTGFKDQSTGFLNPAALSENNLYVENMSLVLFSLIMILGTLLIIYLTRKLEQ; this comes from the coding sequence ATGAAAACCAAAGCACCATTTAGTTCTATAGCTCCTTTATTAAGAACTTTCCTGTTCTATATTTCCACAATAGTTATATTGATGGTGACTTCCCGTATTACGAAATCTCTGAATGTCAATTACAAAGAGGGAATAAACATATTGCTTGCAGTTGGCCTGACATTCTGCCTGGTTATTCTGTTCACCAAATGGGAAAGACTAAAATTGATGGATATCGGAATTTCAGTGAAGAAAAATCCTAGTATCGGGTTTATCCGGGGATATATCATTGGATTGATTCTAGTTGCCCTTCACCTTTCCACATTAAATGCATTGGGTCTGATAAAATTAGAGATTAACCCTGCTTTTAGCTTCACTTCGCTCTGTTTTCACTTTCTGTTATTTCTTCTGGTTGCAGTCAGAGAGGAACTCGCCTTCCGTTCCTATTTTATCAGAACATTACACTATAGATATTCATTCTTATTTGCCTTGATTATAGTGACTCTGGTTTTTATACTCGAACACATTGTCTCTGGTTTGAGTATAAAAATGTCGATTATCGGATCGGGGTTCGGAGGAATTTTGTTTGGTGTAGCCGCATTAAGGAGCAGAAGCATTAGCTTACCAATTGGCTTACATGCAGCCTGGAATTTCGGACAATGGTTTACAGGATTTAAAGATCAGTCAACAGGATTTCTGAATCCAGCAGCTCTTTCAGAAAACAATCTTTATGTAGAAAATATGAGTCTGGTCTTGTTTTCACTAATCATGATTCTAGGTACTCTTTTGATTATATATCTGACCAGAAAGCTTGAGCAGTAA